The following nucleotide sequence is from Halapricum desulfuricans.
CGAGCAGTCCGGCGGCGATCCCGACGCGGCGATCGTAGAGCTCGATCCCCAGACGATAGAGGGCGACGGCGACGACCCCGGCCGCGAGCAGCGACGACAGCTGGAGCGCGATCAATCCGCTCCAGTGCGGGTCCAGCGGGGTCGCCAGTGCGAGGTTCGCGACGAACGCCCCCAGCGCGGCGACCGTCCCCCAGAACGCGATCCGTCGACTGTCGAGCAGCCGTCCGGCCTGTGCGGCGAACCCGGCCGCGAGCAGACTCCACCCGGCCGCGAGGACGACCCGGAGTTCGAACACCGTCGAGGCACCCTTCAGAAGCCAGTAGAAAGGTGCCGAGAGCACCGCGGCCGCGTAGTTGCGGCCGAACACGTCGGTGCCGTTCCGGTAGAGCCCGGGCTGTGACCCCAGCGTCAGCGAATACTCGACGCGCCTGATCGCGAAACTCCCTTCGGCGACGTTGACGACCGTGTTCGCGATCGCGTAGCTGTCGGTGATGTAGAACCCGACGCGCCAGACCGCCGACAGCACGAGCACGACGCCCAAGAATAGCGCGAGCCCGGTGCGATCGCCGAACAGCACTGCAACTGCCCGTTTGCGACCCCTCTCGAGAGCTGAGCCGTCCGGCACGATGGCGTTACTGATCATCTGTCCCGATGTATCTTCGACAGCTGTCCGTCATCGTCTGACCTCGACCGTGATCGATTCGTTATATTGCACGCGGTCGACGGTAAACGACTGCACGCGGACAGTCACCCGCCCGGAGTAGCTGTCCCGCGTTACCCGTCTCGGCTGGACGGCGATCGGGTCGACACCGACTGTCGTCCGCCCTTTAGTCGTGATGAGTTTCGGCTCGGAATGGTCGATCCCGAGTTCGGGAATCGAGAGTTGATACACCACGCGTGGCTGTCCCTCGATCCCGTCGACCGCGACCGCCGCGTCGGGGACGCGAATATAGGAGACGTTGGCTCCGAACCGACCGGGCGTGATCGTAACCTTCTCCGCGTCGACAGACACGCTCGAGACGGTCGCGTCCCCCTCGTCGAGCGAGTCCGGTTCCGAATGCGCCAGCGAGAGGCCCGGAACGAGCGGTCCGGAAATCACGAGCGCGACGAGCACGGCCCCGACGAGCGCGAGTTGCGCGATCGACGTTCGGTCGCGCGCTCCGGGCCACTTCTCACGCATCGTTCACAGCTCGAACCCGTCTTCGTCGATCGCTTCGAGCAGTTCGCCGATCGAGTCGTCCGGTCCCAGTCCGTGGGCCTTGATCGCCCGGGAGAGACTCTCGGTCGGGTAGGAGATCGGCACGTTCGTCTCGGTCAGCAGGATGCCGAGGATCTCCTCGACCGGCGTCTCGCTGTCGATGTGCTGGGCGTACCACAGGATCAGGCTCTCGAAGATCGTCACGACGTCGTTGGACATCATCCGGCGCTGGAAGACCCGGCCGTCGAAGGTCGCGGTCACGTGAAATCCGTACCGCGAATCGGCGTCCCGGAATTTTTCCTGGAGCCAGCGATCGACCTCGCCCGCGTCAAGTGACGCCGACCCGGAATCGCCACCCGACTGGCTGTCCGTCGCGAACAGGTCGCTGCCCCGTCCCGGCGACTGGTCCGTCTCGGGCTGGCGGTCCGGTTCGGACTCGCGCTCGTGCTGGCGCGTGTCGCCCGAATCGGCGGACGCTGTCGGTGGGTCGTCGATCGGATCGTCCGGGGAGACGACGTACCGGCCGTCGTCGATCTCCGCGACGTGCTCGTCCTCGGAGATGTCCAACTCCTCGGGCGCGAGCACGCGACCGTCGTCCTCGGACGGGTCCTCGCCGCTGGTCATAGTTGGGCTACTGTAGCGAAGCGATATCATTCCGTCGGACGATCCCATCAGCTGGTTCATCGGGTGCTCGAAAAAAGCGCGTGGCAAATAGGGTGTGCCTTACAGCGTGACGGACGTCTTGCCAGACAGCGAGTCGGGCACGACCAGCGTCACGGTCGTTTCGCCACCGGCACGAGTGCTAATTGATACGTCAACCGTGTCACCAGGACTCAGGTTACTGAGGCTACCTTCACCAAGGTTGAACAGGAGGGTCGAACGATCTGCTTGATCGTTCAACGTGTTGTCGTCTGTGATCGACCCGTCATCATCACGGA
It contains:
- a CDS encoding DUF7500 family protein, translating into MTSGEDPSEDDGRVLAPEELDISEDEHVAEIDDGRYVVSPDDPIDDPPTASADSGDTRQHERESEPDRQPETDQSPGRGSDLFATDSQSGGDSGSASLDAGEVDRWLQEKFRDADSRYGFHVTATFDGRVFQRRMMSNDVVTIFESLILWYAQHIDSETPVEEILGILLTETNVPISYPTESLSRAIKAHGLGPDDSIGELLEAIDEDGFEL